Proteins encoded together in one Papio anubis isolate 15944 chromosome 3, Panubis1.0, whole genome shotgun sequence window:
- the LOC108585966 gene encoding 60S ribosomal protein L37a-like, with protein MIKANKKVRIINKYRTHYGTSLQKIVKKILIYQHAKDTCSFCGKIKIKRQTVGTWHCGSCMEMVAGGAWTYNTASTVMVKLPSEY; from the coding sequence ATGATTAAAGCTAATAAGAAAGTCAgaattatcaataaatacaggACCCACTATGGTACCTCCCTCCAGAAAATagtgaagaaaattttaatttaccaGCATGCCAAGGACACTTGCTCCTTCTGTGGCAAAATCAAGATAAAGAGACAAACTGTGGGAACCTGGCACTGTGGTTCCTGCATGGAAATGGTAGCTGGTGGTGCCTGGACCTATAACACCGCTTCTACTGTCATGGTAAAGTTGCCATCAGAATACTGA